The Geoglobus acetivorans genome window below encodes:
- a CDS encoding heavy metal translocating P-type ATPase, whose protein sequence is MTCASCARTVETAAMQVDGVRKASVNLATESLQLELDPEKARIEEIKKAIEEVGYRIPEEEKAVVVKIGGMTCASCAKTIEVAVGSLDGVKSITVNLATESARIVYNPSVTEIEDIRKAIEEVGYQFLGIEGEELKEEAKGDHVREMKKKLAFASVFGAVLLVMQYGKYVGLPEIPYNSIIQFILATPVMLYSGREMFLAAVRALRHRMLNMDVMYSMGVGSAYTASVLSTIGLLPEDYLFYETAVLLLAFLLLGRTLEAIAKGRTSEAIKKLIGLQAKTAVVVRDGREIEVPVEEVRVGDIVIVKPGEKIPVDGVVIEGESYVDESMITGEPIPALKKKGDEVVGATINKNGVLKVKATRVGSDTLLAQIIRLVEEAMGSRPPIQKLADKIVAYFIPVVLTIAITSFIYWYFIAGVPEIFAFTTLVAVLVIACPCAFGLATPTALTVGMGKGAELGILIKNGEALEIARRVTTVVFDKTGTLTKGKPEVTDIVAFEGDETEVLRIAAIAEKRSEHPLAEAVVRKAEETGAQIDEPERFEVITGKGVVASLNGEKILVGSRKLMAENGMEVSSEIEDTLQRLESEAKTAVLVSHNGRIIGAIGIADNIKPSAKEAIEELHRIGKKVAMITGDNRRTAEAIARRLGIDTVLAEVLPHQKAEEVKRLQKNGEVVAFVGDGINDAPALAQADLGIAIGSGTDVAIESGEIVLMRDDLRDVVAAIQLSEKTLNKIKQNLFWAMIYNTILIPVAAGVLYPVFGIVFRPEWAGLAMAMSSVSVVTNSLLMKNYIPPVNRRAKS, encoded by the coding sequence ATGACCTGTGCATCCTGTGCAAGGACAGTCGAGACAGCAGCGATGCAGGTAGATGGAGTCAGGAAAGCGAGCGTCAATCTGGCCACGGAATCTCTTCAGCTTGAACTGGACCCCGAAAAGGCAAGAATCGAGGAGATAAAAAAGGCAATCGAAGAGGTGGGCTATAGAATCCCGGAAGAGGAGAAAGCAGTTGTGGTGAAAATAGGCGGGATGACCTGTGCTTCATGTGCCAAAACCATTGAAGTTGCGGTTGGCAGTCTTGATGGGGTAAAGAGCATTACCGTCAACCTCGCAACCGAAAGTGCCAGGATTGTCTACAATCCTTCGGTTACCGAAATTGAGGACATCAGAAAGGCCATAGAGGAAGTCGGTTATCAGTTTCTGGGTATTGAAGGTGAAGAGCTGAAAGAGGAGGCCAAGGGGGACCACGTCAGGGAGATGAAGAAAAAACTCGCATTTGCGTCGGTATTCGGTGCAGTTCTTCTTGTCATGCAGTATGGAAAGTATGTTGGCCTTCCCGAAATACCCTACAACAGCATCATCCAGTTCATTCTCGCTACACCTGTCATGCTCTATTCGGGCAGGGAGATGTTCCTTGCCGCAGTGAGAGCCCTCAGACACAGAATGCTCAACATGGATGTGATGTACTCGATGGGTGTCGGCTCGGCATACACCGCAAGCGTCCTGTCAACAATAGGGCTTCTGCCCGAGGACTACCTCTTCTACGAGACGGCAGTTCTGCTTCTCGCTTTCCTGCTCCTTGGCAGGACACTCGAAGCGATAGCCAAAGGAAGGACGAGCGAGGCAATCAAGAAGCTGATCGGGTTGCAGGCAAAAACCGCCGTCGTCGTCAGGGATGGCAGGGAGATCGAGGTTCCAGTTGAGGAGGTCAGAGTTGGGGACATTGTCATAGTAAAGCCTGGGGAGAAGATACCTGTTGATGGTGTTGTCATCGAGGGAGAGAGCTACGTTGACGAGTCGATGATCACCGGAGAACCGATTCCAGCGCTTAAAAAGAAGGGAGATGAGGTTGTTGGAGCGACCATAAACAAAAATGGCGTGCTGAAAGTCAAAGCCACGAGGGTTGGTAGCGACACGCTGCTTGCCCAGATAATAAGGCTCGTTGAGGAGGCAATGGGGAGCAGGCCGCCGATTCAGAAGCTGGCCGACAAGATTGTCGCTTACTTCATACCCGTGGTGCTGACAATAGCAATAACCTCGTTCATCTACTGGTACTTCATAGCAGGCGTACCGGAAATCTTTGCATTCACGACTCTCGTTGCCGTGCTTGTGATAGCCTGCCCCTGTGCCTTTGGGCTTGCGACGCCGACTGCACTGACAGTGGGAATGGGCAAGGGTGCGGAGCTTGGAATACTCATCAAGAATGGAGAAGCTCTTGAGATCGCGAGGAGAGTAACGACCGTCGTGTTCGACAAAACCGGAACACTGACGAAGGGTAAGCCGGAGGTTACGGACATCGTTGCTTTTGAAGGCGATGAGACGGAGGTGCTGAGGATTGCGGCAATAGCAGAGAAGAGGAGTGAGCATCCTCTGGCTGAGGCGGTTGTTAGGAAAGCAGAGGAGACAGGAGCGCAGATTGACGAGCCAGAGAGATTTGAGGTCATTACAGGAAAGGGAGTAGTTGCTTCACTTAACGGAGAGAAAATACTGGTTGGAAGCAGGAAGCTGATGGCGGAAAATGGAATGGAGGTGAGCAGCGAGATTGAGGACACACTTCAGAGGCTTGAGAGCGAGGCGAAGACCGCCGTACTCGTGTCACACAACGGCAGGATCATAGGTGCAATAGGCATCGCGGACAACATAAAACCGTCTGCGAAGGAAGCAATCGAGGAACTTCACAGAATCGGCAAGAAAGTTGCAATGATTACCGGGGATAATAGGAGAACTGCCGAAGCTATCGCAAGAAGGCTCGGCATCGACACCGTTCTTGCTGAGGTTCTCCCACACCAGAAGGCTGAGGAGGTAAAGAGGCTTCAGAAAAATGGAGAAGTGGTTGCGTTCGTTGGAGACGGCATAAACGATGCCCCAGCTTTAGCTCAGGCAGATCTTGGCATAGCGATTGGAAGTGGAACTGACGTGGCCATAGAGAGCGGAGAGATTGTGCTTATGAGGGACGATTTGCGCGATGTTGTTGCAGCAATACAGCTCAGTGAGAAGACTCTGAACAAGATAAAGCAGAACCTGTTCTGGGCTATGATCTACAACACCATACTGATTCCGGTGGCCGCGGGAGTTCTTTATCCGGTGTTCGGCATAGTCTTCAGGCCTGAATGGGCTGGACTGGCAATGGCGATGAGTAGTGTGAGCGTGGTCACAAACTCGCTGCTGATGAAGAACTATATCCCGCCGGTTAATAGAAGAGCGAAATCGTAA